From a region of the Pieris brassicae chromosome 13, ilPieBrab1.1, whole genome shotgun sequence genome:
- the LOC123717762 gene encoding steroid receptor RNA activator 1-like has protein sequence MDNINKSDGRVSFDPGWNDPPTLTYNAQQTTPNKPRLNKRVAFPLSNNAANLPPAPMKLPPMLSALPPTPILIPPVQKPIYGITEQNMQVDSEKTLNNVKETLLDILKNSTELGTKVESIRKKICAMEDMWTNGKINAQVQLKMQELTKALKDDNPTKADEIHKALMVDHVSTVGTWMPGVKQLIYHCIARTELLAIDKE, from the exons ATGGACAACATCAATAAATCTGATGGCAGAG tATCTTTCGATCCTGGTTGGAACGATCCACCAACTCTCACATACAACGCGCAACAGACGACACCAAATAAACCTCGATTAAACAAAAGAGTTGCTTTTCCATTATCAAATAATGCCGCTAATTTGCCTCCAGCTCCTATGAAATTACCTCCAATGCTATCAGCATTACCTCCTACTCCAATATTGATACCTCCTGTACAAAAACCTATATATGGCATTACAGAACAAAATATGCAGGTTGATAGTGAAAAAAccttaaataatgttaaagaaACAttgttagatattttaaaaaacagtaCTGAATTGGGAACTAAAGTAGAGAGtataagaaagaaaatatgtGCCATGGAAGATATGTGGacaaatggaaaaataaatgCACAGGTGCAGTTAAAAATGCAGGAACTAACAAAAG CCCTAAAGGATGACAACCCTACCAAAGCTGATGAGATCCACAAAGCGTTGATGGTAGACCATGTCAGTACAGTTGGTACTTGGATGCCAGGTGTGAAACAACTTATCTATCACTGCATAGCTCGAACGGAATTATTAGCAATAGATAAAGAATAA
- the LOC123717685 gene encoding stromal cell-derived factor 2 has protein sequence MVFVKLFHVFPIVFLFIICISKISKASRAEFVTCGTMLKIMNTDLRLRLHSHDVKYGSGSGQQSITAVDVSDDHNSHWLVRPAMGETCKRGSPIKCNTNIRLQHVATKKNLHSHYFSSPLSGNQEVSAYGDDGGEGDSGDNWTVVCNNDYWRRDSPVKLRHIDTAAYLAGSGRTFGSPISGQGEIVGVTSQYVAYTDWQAMEGLFVHPSDLLPHQAAIHTEL, from the exons ATGgtgtttgtaaaattatttcacgtTTTtccaattgtatttttatttattatatgcatTTCTAAAATATCCAAAG cgTCACGGGCTGAATTTGTAACATGCGGCACAATGTTAAAGATAATGAACACGGATTTGCGTCTTCGTCTTCACTCACACGATGTCAAATACGGCTCTGGTTCTGGCCAGCAGTCGATAACGGCTGTGGATGTAAGTGATGACCATAACAGTCATTGGCTAGTGCGACCAGCTATGGGAGAAACTTGTAAAAGAGG GTCTccaattaaatgtaataccAACATCCGGCTCCAGCATGTAGCAACAAAGAAGAATCTACATTCACATTACTTCTCATCACCACTATCAGGAAATCAGGAAGTGTCAGCTTATGGTGATGATGGTGGAGAGGGTGACAGTGGTGACAACTGGACTGTTGTGTGCAACAATGACTACTGGAGAAGAGACTCTCCAGTCAAATTAAGACATATTGACACAGCAGC GTATCTGGCTGGGTCAGGCAGAACATTTGGCTCGCCAATCAGTGGGCAAGGAGAAATAGTTGGTGTTACATCTCAATATGTGGCATACACCGACTGGCAAGCAATGGAGGGATTATTCGTACATCCCAGTGATCTATTACCACACCAAGCAGCAATACATACtgaattatag